One Temnothorax longispinosus isolate EJ_2023e chromosome 8, Tlon_JGU_v1, whole genome shotgun sequence genomic region harbors:
- the LOC139817861 gene encoding glyoxylate reductase/hydroxypyruvate reductase-like isoform X3, with product MSSPAQQWKVLVDHKDVPQPGIKLLEDNNCEITILENYNADVYRQKILAALREQSFDAVFLAPCSSSHVKVDKEFLDAAGKNLKVISTMTSGYDHLDLTLIKERGIKAGHAPKVLSAAVAEMAVLLLLSAARRARESRKKLENCERSTGPQWLLGRDLRGSTVGIFGLGNIGQEIVKRLKAFEVGKFIYTGPSRKREDEELGAEYVSWDKLLEQSDFLVISAPLTSKTRKLFDDDAFEKMKKKKPVFVNVARGEIVDTAALQRALCKMKIFAAGLDVTDPEPLPRKHELLKLRNVGRNSATLRQLDDQNS from the exons ATGAGTTCACCGGCTCAACAATGGAAGGTTTTGGTGGACCACAAGGACGTGCCCCAGCCCGGCATCAAGTTGCTTGAGGATAACAA CTGCGAGATCACTATTCTAGAGAATTATAATGCAGATGTATatcgacaaaaaatattggcaGCTCTTCGTGAGCAGAGTTTCGATGCTGTATTCCTCGCTCCATGTTCCTCCAGCCATGTTAAAGTTGACAAGGAGTTTCTTGATGCCGCCG GGAAAAATTTAAAGGTCATATCGACAATGACGTCCGGATATGATCACTTAGatcttacattaattaaagaaagaggAATTAAAGCCGGGCACGCACCGAAAGTGCTGTCCGCTGCAGTCGCGGAAATGGCAGTGCTCTTGTTGTTATCCGCGGCGAGGCGCGCCCGTGAGAGTCGCAAAAAGCTGGAAAA CTGTGAGAGAAGTACGGGACCACAGTGGCTGCTGGGACGAGATTTACGAGGTTCTACGGTTGGCATTTTTGGCCTAGGAAATATCGGCCAAGAAATAGTTAAACGATTGAAGGCATTCGAAGTGGGGAAATTTATCTACACCGGACCTTCGCGCAAGAGAGAAG ATGAGGAACTTGGAGCGGAGTATGTATCTTGGGATAAGCTTCTGGAGCAGAGCGATTTTCTCGTGATTTCGGCACCTCTGACTAGTAAAACCCGAAAACTTTTCGACGACGACGCTTTtgagaaaatgaaaaagaagaaacccGTCTTCGTGAATGTGGCTCGCGGTGAGATCGTCGATACCGCTGCACTTCAGAGAGCTCTTTGTAAAATGAAGATATTCGCTGCCGGACTAGACGTCACCGATCCGGAACCGCTACCACGTAAACACGAACTTCTAAAACTACGTAATGTTGGTCg AAATTCTGCCACACTTAGGCAGCTCGACGATCAAAACTCGTGA
- the LOC139817861 gene encoding glyoxylate reductase/hydroxypyruvate reductase-like isoform X1, whose translation MSSPAQQWKVLVDHKDVPQPGIKLLEDNNCEITILENYNADVYRQKILAALREQSFDAVFLAPCSSSHVKVDKEFLDAAGKNLKVISTMTSGYDHLDLTLIKERGIKAGHAPKVLSAAVAEMAVLLLLSAARRARESRKKLENCERSTGPQWLLGRDLRGSTVGIFGLGNIGQEIVKRLKAFEVGKFIYTGPSRKREDEELGAEYVSWDKLLEQSDFLVISAPLTSKTRKLFDDDAFEKMKKKKPVFVNVARGEIVDTAALQRALCKMKIFAAGLDVTDPEPLPRKHELLKLRNVEILPHLGSSTIKTRDDMAKVAALNIINVLAGKDLEYAIPLP comes from the exons ATGAGTTCACCGGCTCAACAATGGAAGGTTTTGGTGGACCACAAGGACGTGCCCCAGCCCGGCATCAAGTTGCTTGAGGATAACAA CTGCGAGATCACTATTCTAGAGAATTATAATGCAGATGTATatcgacaaaaaatattggcaGCTCTTCGTGAGCAGAGTTTCGATGCTGTATTCCTCGCTCCATGTTCCTCCAGCCATGTTAAAGTTGACAAGGAGTTTCTTGATGCCGCCG GGAAAAATTTAAAGGTCATATCGACAATGACGTCCGGATATGATCACTTAGatcttacattaattaaagaaagaggAATTAAAGCCGGGCACGCACCGAAAGTGCTGTCCGCTGCAGTCGCGGAAATGGCAGTGCTCTTGTTGTTATCCGCGGCGAGGCGCGCCCGTGAGAGTCGCAAAAAGCTGGAAAA CTGTGAGAGAAGTACGGGACCACAGTGGCTGCTGGGACGAGATTTACGAGGTTCTACGGTTGGCATTTTTGGCCTAGGAAATATCGGCCAAGAAATAGTTAAACGATTGAAGGCATTCGAAGTGGGGAAATTTATCTACACCGGACCTTCGCGCAAGAGAGAAG ATGAGGAACTTGGAGCGGAGTATGTATCTTGGGATAAGCTTCTGGAGCAGAGCGATTTTCTCGTGATTTCGGCACCTCTGACTAGTAAAACCCGAAAACTTTTCGACGACGACGCTTTtgagaaaatgaaaaagaagaaacccGTCTTCGTGAATGTGGCTCGCGGTGAGATCGTCGATACCGCTGCACTTCAGAGAGCTCTTTGTAAAATGAAGATATTCGCTGCCGGACTAGACGTCACCGATCCGGAACCGCTACCACGTAAACACGAACTTCTAAAACTACGTAATGTTG AAATTCTGCCACACTTAGGCAGCTCGACGATCAAAACTCGTGATGACATGGCCAAAGTCGCAGCGCTAAATATTATCAACGTTCTTGCGGGCAAAGACTTGGAATACGCTATACCTTTACCCTAA
- the LOC139817571 gene encoding alkaline phosphatase 4-like produces MNGYPERGNDIFGFANESSSSAYETLSYDNGPGFFYHRRTDSNNVNETWRKVDEDQTRDEPFYRHFAGKYLSSETHAGEDVGVYATGPYSHLFRGTFEQNYIAHVVAYAACLKDWRSHCDSVVTFTTSTWHHETLRKI; encoded by the exons ATGAACGGATATCCCGAGAGAGGCAACGATATTTTCGGTTTCGCCAACGAGTCATCTAGTTCGGCCTACGAAACGCTGTCCTACGATAACGGTCCAGGATTCTTCTATCATCGAAGAACCGACAGCAACAACGTCAACGAGACCTGGAGAAAAGTCGATGAAGATCAGACTCGCGACGAACCCTTCTACAGGCACTTTGCTGGCAAATACCTCAGCTCCGAGACTCACGCCGGAGAAGATGTCGGGGTTTATGCTACtg GCCCCTATTCGCACCTGTTCCGAGGTACTTTTGAGCAAAATTACATTGCTCACGTCGTAGCGTATGCGGCATGCCTTAAAGACTGGCGGTCTCATTGTGACAGCGTCGTTACTTTTACGACGTCAACATGGCACCACGaaactttaagaaaaatttag
- the LOC139817861 gene encoding glyoxylate reductase/hydroxypyruvate reductase-like isoform X2: MSSPAQQWKVLVDHKDVPQPGIKLLEDNNCEITILENYNADVYRQKILAALREQSFDAVFLAPCSSSHVKVDKEFLDAAGKNLKVISTMTSGYDHLDLTLIKERGIKAGHAPKVLSAAVAEMAVLLLLSAARRARESRKKLENCERSTGPQWLLGRDLRGSTVGIFGLGNIGQEIVKRLKAFEVGKFIYTGPSRKREDEELGAEYVSWDKLLEQSDFLVISAPLTSKTRKLFDDDAFEKMKKKKPVFVNVARGEIVDTAALQRALCKMKIFAAGLDVTDPEPLPQILPHLGSSTIKTRDDMAKVAALNIINVLAGKDLEYAIPLP; encoded by the exons ATGAGTTCACCGGCTCAACAATGGAAGGTTTTGGTGGACCACAAGGACGTGCCCCAGCCCGGCATCAAGTTGCTTGAGGATAACAA CTGCGAGATCACTATTCTAGAGAATTATAATGCAGATGTATatcgacaaaaaatattggcaGCTCTTCGTGAGCAGAGTTTCGATGCTGTATTCCTCGCTCCATGTTCCTCCAGCCATGTTAAAGTTGACAAGGAGTTTCTTGATGCCGCCG GGAAAAATTTAAAGGTCATATCGACAATGACGTCCGGATATGATCACTTAGatcttacattaattaaagaaagaggAATTAAAGCCGGGCACGCACCGAAAGTGCTGTCCGCTGCAGTCGCGGAAATGGCAGTGCTCTTGTTGTTATCCGCGGCGAGGCGCGCCCGTGAGAGTCGCAAAAAGCTGGAAAA CTGTGAGAGAAGTACGGGACCACAGTGGCTGCTGGGACGAGATTTACGAGGTTCTACGGTTGGCATTTTTGGCCTAGGAAATATCGGCCAAGAAATAGTTAAACGATTGAAGGCATTCGAAGTGGGGAAATTTATCTACACCGGACCTTCGCGCAAGAGAGAAG ATGAGGAACTTGGAGCGGAGTATGTATCTTGGGATAAGCTTCTGGAGCAGAGCGATTTTCTCGTGATTTCGGCACCTCTGACTAGTAAAACCCGAAAACTTTTCGACGACGACGCTTTtgagaaaatgaaaaagaagaaacccGTCTTCGTGAATGTGGCTCGCGGTGAGATCGTCGATACCGCTGCACTTCAGAGAGCTCTTTGTAAAATGAAGATATTCGCTGCCGGACTAGACGTCACCGATCCGGAACCGCTACCAC AAATTCTGCCACACTTAGGCAGCTCGACGATCAAAACTCGTGATGACATGGCCAAAGTCGCAGCGCTAAATATTATCAACGTTCTTGCGGGCAAAGACTTGGAATACGCTATACCTTTACCCTAA